One window from the genome of Pseudomonas sp. L5B5 encodes:
- a CDS encoding M48 family metalloprotease — MNLLRPTLLTLACLLASPGFADDLPSLGDASSAIVSPQQEYQLGRAWLSLLRSQVSQLNDPQLKDYVETSVYKLVETSQVNDRRLEFILINSPQLNAFAAPGGIIGVNGGLFLNAQTEGEYVSVLAHELAHLSQRHFARGVEAQRRMQVPMMAALLAGIVIAAAGAGDAGIATIAGTQAAAIQEQRRFSRQNEQEADRIGILNLEKAGYDPRSMPTMFERLMRQYRFDAKPPEFLLTHPVTESRIADTRNRAEQAKPGGAEDSLRYQLIRARVQLNYEESPGLAAKRFRAQLDENPKNDIARYGLTIAQIKGSQWNEARENLKQLLAKSANDITYNLAQIELDMNNNRLADAQGRVERMLNLYPKNYPLNQIRVDLLLKQSRPADAEKALESLLKSRPDDPDVWYLVAETRGLSGNIIGLHQARAEYFALVGDYQQAIQQLDFAKRRAGSNFPLSSRIDARQREMIDQEQMIKDMMR; from the coding sequence ATGAATTTGTTGCGCCCTACTCTGCTGACGCTCGCTTGCCTGCTCGCCTCACCGGGCTTCGCCGACGACCTGCCGTCACTTGGCGACGCCAGTTCAGCCATTGTCTCTCCTCAACAGGAATACCAGCTGGGTCGCGCCTGGCTCTCCTTGCTGCGCAGCCAGGTCTCGCAACTCAACGATCCGCAACTCAAGGACTACGTCGAAACCAGTGTCTACAAGCTGGTGGAGACCAGCCAGGTCAATGACCGACGCCTGGAGTTCATCCTGATCAACAGCCCGCAGCTCAACGCATTCGCCGCACCCGGCGGGATCATCGGGGTCAACGGCGGGCTGTTTCTCAATGCCCAGACCGAGGGGGAGTATGTTTCGGTGCTGGCCCACGAACTGGCGCACCTCTCCCAGCGCCACTTCGCCCGTGGCGTCGAGGCCCAGCGCCGGATGCAGGTACCCATGATGGCCGCCCTGCTGGCCGGCATCGTGATTGCCGCCGCCGGTGCCGGCGATGCGGGGATCGCCACCATTGCCGGTACACAGGCCGCCGCGATCCAGGAGCAGCGACGCTTCTCTCGGCAGAACGAACAGGAAGCCGACCGTATCGGCATCCTCAACCTGGAAAAGGCCGGCTACGATCCACGCTCGATGCCCACCATGTTTGAACGCTTGATGCGCCAATACCGCTTCGATGCCAAGCCACCGGAGTTCCTCCTGACTCACCCGGTCACCGAATCGCGAATCGCCGATACCCGCAACCGTGCCGAGCAGGCCAAGCCCGGCGGCGCCGAAGACAGCCTGCGCTATCAACTGATCCGCGCACGGGTGCAGTTGAACTACGAAGAGTCGCCTGGCCTGGCTGCCAAGCGCTTTCGTGCCCAGCTCGACGAAAACCCGAAGAACGACATTGCTCGCTACGGCCTGACCATCGCCCAGATCAAGGGCAGCCAGTGGAACGAAGCCCGGGAGAACCTCAAGCAGCTGCTGGCCAAGTCAGCCAATGACATCACCTACAACCTGGCCCAGATCGAACTGGACATGAACAACAACCGCCTTGCCGATGCACAAGGCCGGGTGGAGCGGATGCTCAACCTGTATCCGAAAAACTATCCGCTGAACCAGATCCGAGTTGACCTGCTACTCAAGCAAAGTCGCCCGGCCGATGCGGAAAAGGCCCTGGAAAGCCTCCTCAAAAGCCGCCCTGACGACCCGGATGTCTGGTACCTGGTGGCGGAAACACGCGGTCTTTCGGGCAACATCATCGGCCTGCACCAGGCACGCGCCGAATACTTCGCCCTGGTAGGGGACTATCAGCAGGCCATCCAGCAACTGGATTTCGCCAAGCGTCGTGCCGGCAGCAACTTCCCGTTGTCGTCACGAATAGACGCTCGTCAGCGCGAGATGATAGATCAGGAACAAATGATCAAGGACATGATGCGCTGA
- a CDS encoding DegQ family serine endoprotease, with the protein MSIPRLKSYFTILATVLVLGQAVSTQAAELPDFTQLVEQASPAVVNISTTQKLPDRRVSSGPMPDLEGLPPMLREFFERGMPPQQRSPRGDRQREAQSLGSGFIISPDGYILTNNHVIADADEILVRLADRSELKAKLIGTDPRSDVALLKIDGKDLPVLKLGKSQDLKAGQWVVAIGSPFGFDHTVTQGIVSAIGRSLPNENYVPFIQTDVPINPGNSGGPLFNLAGEVVGINSQIYTRSGGFMGVSFAIPIDVAMDVSSQLKAGGKVSRGWLGVVIQEVNKDLAESFGLEKPAGALVAQIQDDGPAAKGGLQVGDVILSLNGQPIVLSADLPHLVGALKAGAKTNLEVIREGKRKNIELTVGAIPEEDKDLSQLSKSGVERSSNRLGIAVIELSAEQKKSFDLKGGVVIKEVQDGPAALIGLQPGDVITHLNNQAITSAKEFTDIAKALPKNRSVSMRVLRQGRASFITFKLAE; encoded by the coding sequence ATGTCGATACCACGCTTGAAGTCTTACTTCACCATCCTTGCTACTGTGCTGGTGCTTGGGCAGGCTGTTTCTACCCAGGCGGCTGAACTGCCTGATTTCACGCAGTTGGTCGAGCAGGCATCGCCTGCGGTGGTGAACATCAGTACCACGCAGAAGCTGCCTGATCGCCGGGTATCTTCTGGTCCCATGCCTGATCTTGAAGGCCTGCCGCCGATGCTGCGCGAGTTCTTCGAGCGCGGCATGCCACCTCAACAGCGCTCCCCGCGTGGAGATCGCCAGCGTGAGGCTCAATCCCTTGGCTCGGGGTTCATCATCTCTCCGGATGGCTACATCCTGACCAACAATCACGTGATCGCCGATGCGGATGAAATCCTCGTGCGCCTGGCTGATCGCAGCGAGTTGAAAGCCAAGTTGATCGGTACCGACCCCCGTTCCGATGTCGCCCTGCTGAAAATCGATGGCAAGGACCTGCCGGTACTGAAACTGGGCAAGTCCCAGGATCTGAAGGCTGGTCAATGGGTCGTGGCTATCGGTTCGCCGTTCGGTTTCGACCACACCGTGACCCAGGGGATCGTCAGCGCCATCGGTCGCAGCTTGCCGAACGAAAACTATGTTCCGTTCATCCAGACCGACGTGCCGATCAATCCAGGTAACTCCGGTGGCCCGCTGTTCAACCTGGCGGGTGAAGTCGTGGGGATCAATTCCCAGATCTACACTCGGTCCGGCGGCTTCATGGGGGTGTCTTTCGCGATCCCGATCGATGTGGCCATGGACGTTTCTTCCCAGCTCAAGGCCGGCGGCAAGGTCAGCCGTGGCTGGCTCGGCGTGGTGATCCAGGAGGTCAACAAGGACCTGGCCGAGTCTTTCGGCCTGGAGAAACCCGCCGGTGCCCTGGTTGCGCAGATCCAGGATGACGGGCCAGCTGCCAAGGGTGGCCTGCAGGTAGGGGATGTGATCCTCAGCCTCAATGGTCAGCCAATTGTCCTGTCGGCGGACCTGCCACATCTGGTTGGAGCTCTGAAAGCTGGCGCCAAGACCAATCTGGAGGTGATCCGTGAGGGCAAGCGCAAGAATATCGAACTGACCGTTGGCGCCATCCCGGAAGAAGACAAGGACCTGAGCCAGCTGTCCAAATCCGGTGTAGAGCGCAGCAGCAACCGCTTGGGCATCGCCGTGATCGAACTCAGCGCTGAGCAGAAGAAGTCCTTCGATCTCAAGGGCGGCGTGGTCATCAAGGAGGTCCAGGACGGTCCTGCCGCGTTGATTGGCCTGCAGCCGGGTGACGTGATTACTCACCTGAACAACCAGGCAATCACCTCGGCGAAGGAGTTCACCGACATCGCCAAGGCATTGCCGAAGAACCGTTCGGTCTCCATGCGGGTGCTACGTCAGGGCCGAGCCAGCTTCATTACCTTCAAGCTGGCGGAGTAA